From the genome of Solanum dulcamara chromosome 12, daSolDulc1.2, whole genome shotgun sequence:
GCTTAGTTGGAATTGTGAGTGAAAATTGGTTGATTTACACATATGTCCCCCTTTTTAGGTTACTATTCAGattttatccttaattttaATAGTTGTACAAATCCAACCCCTTGAAAGTTACCTTTGGACTAATATTATTTcgatttttttgaaataaaatatagacaAACGTCTCCATTATTGTATGTACTGTAAACTGCAATATCTGCAACATCTAGGGcctatgtgtatatatttttttgtcattGACTGGACCATATGTTCTGCTCTATTAAAGTCAAATTAGGACAAGTGTAGAAATGTGAATTGTAAGTATTAAAATAATAGTATTTTATGATTATATACccctaaaatatttattatccaACTATAAAAGTATTTGGATTTGTTGAGCATTAATAGCAGGGTGTTTTTTAAGCAAATCTTCATTTTTTACTGAATTTACTTACTCTGGCAGAGGAAAAATAATTATCtagaaaatttaattatttgtcTTAATTTGCCCAacaattgttattattataatgAATAGATAAACACAGTATGCATTGtaaaagttaaataaatagaaaaaatttaaattacaatGATTTTTTCTCTAGGTTAATAGAAGATAGACCTAAACTAAGTTTTGTATTACTCTAATCATTGATATGACATGTCAGGTCAAAgtatatatgataaaaaaattagaacaaaagaTTAGCGACAAAATTCAAAACTAATTTCTATTTTTGGGTAACTGGAGTACCACAACAAACATtactaaaaaaagaaagaaagtatatttctttgaattttcaaacaagaaaaataaatataaaacaataCTACTATTAATAATGATATAACATATCTTAAAATTCAGCATTTTAtttctctatattttttttctttgaaacaTATGAAAAATGAAACACTATCAATACTTTTCTCACAAATCTCTTTCTCAGCCTTCGCTTCGAAAACATTTCTTTCGAGCGGGAATCTATCAGAAACAATCttttaacctcataaactatAAGAATAAAGTGTGTCTAAATCCTACCCTACCCTACCTAAATCCCCCATGAAATTACACTGgatgttgttgtcgttgttgcaATTATCTGATCAGCCTTAGCTTCTACCAAAGCCAAAAAAGAAGGACTAGGAGGAACATCAAAACTAAATGAGAATGGAGAATTAGTGAATGAAATTGGAGTATATGTTCTTGAAGTAGATGCATAGTACATCCACAAATCACAAAATGCACCAATAATATACTTATGAATGCTTTTCTCATTAACCACCAAATACCATTCCAATATCTCTTCAATATACTCCTCCCAAtctttcttccctttttttGCTTCAATCATTCTTACCATTGATCCCTTGAAACTCTCATAAAGATCCCTCTCACTCGATAGCCTTATAACACATGAGTCATTAAATGGTAGAACCTCGAGCCCATTGCTACTAGTACTATTATTACTCTTTGaaaatgttgatgatgacactTCAAGAATTGAACTAGTTTCTTCCCCATAAGGATCCATCGAATCCATAACATATGAGTCATTAAATGGTAGAATCTCGAGCCCATTGCTACTAGTACTATTATTACTCTTTGACAATGTTGGTGATGACATGACATCAAGAATTGAACTAGTTTCTTCCCCATAAGGATCCATAACACATGAGTCATTAAATGGTAGAAACTCGACCCCATTGCTACTAGTACTATTGTTTCTCTTTGACAATATTAATGATGACATTTCAAGAATTGAACTAGTTTCTTCCCCATAAGGATTCATAACACATGAGTCATTAAATGGTAGAAACTTGAGCCCATTACCACTAGTACTAATATTACTCTTTGacaatgttgatgatgacactTCAAGAATTGAACTAGTTTTTCCCCCTGCCTCAAAAAAGAACCTATCTTTCACTATTTTTAGGCCTTCAATCACTTTCTCTACCATGTAATCATCAACATTGTTGTAAAATCTTTGAGAGTTGAAAATGTTGTGATTATTTTCAATTCTAAAAGAGAAAGTTTTGGGGTTTCCACAATGTGGTAATCTACATAGAAATGGAGCAAAAGAGGATTTTTTTCGGCTTTTGAAGAGAGAAGAGagcttcatttatttttttaaaaaaaaaataaagggggGAAGTATTGATGTTTGAATGGTGAAAAAAATGATGTGACCTTTTTTCTTTATATAGTTGTTGGAGTTTGATGGTTGGATTGTAAATATAAAtgtaattttcttgaatttttattGGTATGGAGAGTAATAAATGTCATGACAAAATTTGttgtttaaaatttaaaatttaaggaAGGTTTGTTGtaaaatagatatatataatctgatatCACATGttaaatattctttttatttaattgaTGTTTGActaaacaaaatatttaaaaaagaatgacatgTTTACCGTTAGCACAAGTTTTACTTACATTTATGATTTAAGATTTAAGGAAGGTTTGttgtaaaataaatatatgtaataTGATATAACATGttaaatattctttttatttaatgGATGTTTgactaataatatatttaaaaaagaaagatatgttTACCGTTAGCATAAATTTTACTTACATTTATGAAATATATTACATTTATAAGTTAAattaaaaatgacttaaaatgAACTTCTTTCGAATCAAAATagaagtttgaattttttttggactTTGTATTACTGCTACTCATGTTTGGAGTAATTCTCGTAGTCTGGCCAAAATTTGGACTGCAAATAAATTAAAGCCCCCCAATCTACATTGTTGTTGGGTTGTGATGGaatcaaatacaaaaaaaaaaaaattaaaaaaattgaattttaaatttgaaagtaATTTAGCGGGCGTTTGtccataaaaatgaaaaaaaaataatttaaattttaaaaaattaaaattaaattttaaatttagagtTGTTGTTTTGTTTGACTATACCCTtgtgtaaaaaatatttaaaattttaaagtactttttaaaacatagtttatacttcgcaatttttaaaaactaacaaaatcactAAACTCAACTTACTTACCTCAAGCATACTATCAAATTTGATC
Proteins encoded in this window:
- the LOC129877548 gene encoding transcription repressor OFP18-like, which produces MVEKVIEGLKIVKDRFFFEAGGKTSSILEVSSSTLSKSNISTSGNGLKFLPFNDSCVMNPYGEETSSILEMSSLILSKRNNSTSSNGVEFLPFNDSCVMDPYGEETSSILDVMSSPTLSKSNNSTSSNGLEILPFNDSYVMDSMDPYGEETSSILEVSSSTFSKSNNSTSSNGLEVLPFNDSCVIRLSSERDLYESFKGSMVRMIEAKKGKKDWEEYIEEILEWYLVVNEKSIHKYIIGAFCDLWMYYASTSRTYTPISFTNSPFSFSFDVPPSPSFLALVEAKADQIIATTTTTSSVISWGI